One Carya illinoinensis cultivar Pawnee chromosome 5, C.illinoinensisPawnee_v1, whole genome shotgun sequence genomic window, AATCAAGATACAGACCCAACAAAACAAAGGGAGAGAGGACCGAAGAGAAGGGTAAGACTGCACCCCACCTACCCTGCACCCCACCCTTGATTAACAGTGAAAGAGGCTTTGGGACAAACAGCACCTGCAGATAATGAATTGTTTGTCCAGAAAACAATGCCCAAGTACAGATCATGATCACATTACAGTAGTACTGAGGTTTGAGTTGCTTGGGAAGCTTAAACCGAGGGCAACACAGACAGAAAACTgtgagaatataatttattcgTATAAGTAAAAAATTGATTCTGAAATCTATAAGACGGAATTGaataatagttaagaaaatttggagattttgataattttgtttgaaaagatAATCTTTCAAGTATTGTAAAAGAATATAAtatggaataaaataaatatcttgCTAAAAAATTGACCTAAATaagaataagaatcatctttaaaaatgacagtaaaatattttcgtaaaaataaaaaaaatagcttaaaatgacaatttgaaagaaaaatgactGATTTAGGAATCGAAACTCAAGAACTTTTTAAATTGGGGTCATGCACGTTTAATAATCGTAGCCAAAATTATGGCCATAACACAGATGCATGGGCAATATCACTTCGATTCGAGAAATCTTCCCATTTTCTTGCAGTATTTGCGTTGATATCCCTTCTCGAGATAATTTAGAGCCATCAACGTAGAATTTGCCAACGCAGGATTATCAAAACCAAATCTCCCTGCATCATAATTTAATTACATAGATCATATCATGTCGACGACCCCTTTTATGTCTGGTCTCCTTGAGAGTCCTTTCCCTCATGTTTGTGGGAAGAAAGTATGTCTTCGCATATATAACTTTCGTATTGTTTCTTGGTTGCTTTCCCATAAAAGGATATGGCACAAGCTAGCATTCGTTTGGACCCCCACACACGTTTTACagcatttcattattattgacATGGACGCCAAACAAATAGGTGCTCGATGTCAGTGCAGCCAAAATATTGATGGTCAGTGCATGAATAATTTCCTGTTGATATTAGGGTTTGGAGCAGACTTCAAAGCTGTTGTGCATTACAATTTATGGTCAGAGACGCGCCCTGGTTTTCCTGCACTAAGttctaacaattttttaaaGCTTATTATGATATTGCCAGGCAAAAAGCATGTAAACCTCATTGTTATTCTCATTCTGTCTAGTGTATGGCCTTAACTGTAGCATCATTTTAAGAGCTCGAACCAATCCAGCTTTATGAGACAGACATCCAATCCTGACCCTGTACGTGTTTCATTCCTATCAAGACTAGTCAAAGAAATCCATAATGATCAGGCATCTTGAGCTGTTTATTTACGTTAAAGTAAAGTAAAGTCGTATACTAATctacgtattaatattaatttttttatatttaaaatttaaattaatattatttttaataaaatttactttttactcAATTACGTTAAATtggtacatatattaatatacagttatgtttgcaactaaatttttcctattATATATCATTGTTAGATGTCTCaacttttttgtttaaaattttgattggATGATTTAACAGGGATGTGTCTAAGTTCATGGCTCATGACTTTCTATCGGACCTACGAAAGAGAATAAAGGGTTAAAGAATCGGCGTCGGTAAATGATATGTACTTGTTAACTAACTTGGACATGATTATCATAAATTTCAGTCACTTTTCCAAGCAATTGCAAGCACTATCTAATGGTCGTTCAGGATCCATTACGTATAGTATCTGCCCCCTGCTATTTCGTTGATCTTATCGACCAGAAAAGCAGAATATAAATCAATCACATTGATGGAAACAAAACAATGGGAGCATGCCAATTTTATCATAGTACAATTATTAGCATTGAAATCCGTTCTTTTTTAAGCATTTTCTGTTTATCTCAAGCACTTAAAATTTCATGCTTCTCAATTTCTATCAAATTCCTCTTTAAAAACTCTGAAGAACCATTTTAGAAACCCAAGGGGAAATGGCTTGATCCCTCTAGAGATCATCCTATCCCACGGGGGTACGTTTCCCTATTTTCTGGCTGTAAAGCTCTCTCTAAGAAACCTGGACGCCCAAATTAAGAATGGATCATTCTTGGTGTTAAGTTGTGGGGTTATTTTATCCCTTTTCACTCTTGATTTTATCCCCAAGTGTGTGTATGAACTTCTGGCCGTAGGACCAGGTTTACGTCCAATATGTCTGAGTTGTGTCTAAATCAAGATTTTTGGTTAAATTTATGGTTACTGAGGGGTCTTTTCTATGTAATTTCTACAACTAAAACGgagtactctttttttttttttccctatcaaGGATGCGTCAGTTTTGTCTCTAAGCCTAGAACCCGTTTCTCTTTCGCTGTGCTCCTTTTAATTCACAAACATGGTCGTGGGACATGCTAAAGTTTCCCTAGGACTTTCCAACAGTCCTGTTCAGATGGACCTTTCAGATAGAAAACACATGCATGCTCTGATGATAACTACGGTGGTTGAGAGTAATGAACATGAAAGCCTAACAAAATAAGTCTTGTTCTCGATCACATCTTGCAACTTGACACAGACCATagcaaaatatttgtatatatatataatttgttcgATTTTTGGAGATAACATTTATGCTCATTATCCATATTGATCATCAGAAAATCTGTTCATGGATGAAGTTCCATGAACTAAAATCTGTTCTCGCCCATCACCAGAGCGGTAAAAACTTGTTTTTGTGTAAATTATTTATGGGTCTAATGTAAGCATGTTTTTGATGATGAACTATGCACTGAGTTAGTAACAAGTTTTAAATTCTTTCAACATTATTCTCTCTGGTTTCAATTACTATGTGAAAGATGATTGCTAATTTAAAGACCCTTTTTTTATGTACTTAGTTTGTATGgaaacttatttatattatctttttaaaaagtattgacttaaatctaaaatatcatgATATCTAACCTTCGATGTATCATTTATCTGTAAGCATTTTGATTGTGTATGACTCAAGGTGTCATATCAAATATTACAGAGATCTGCATGTCATCCCTGTCACGTGAGTAATTCTCTTGAAGATGAATGGGGGGGTAGAGAAGGATAACAAAAATGTCGACAAGTTCTCAgaactcttaaaaataaattgaaacaataaatataattctgTCGACAAAATCATAACTTGGCCACATCTGCATGGTGTACCAGATGCGCAATGGCTGCCCTTTCTgcagaaaaaaggaagaagatatAAGATATCAGGGGCAGCCAATTGCTTCTGCAAGATCATTAAGATCGAATAATTAAACAAAGGGGATTAAGGTAATCACAAGTGATTAAGATTAATCAAGGGCCCGGCCTCTGGTCAAAGTACATCTGAGCACAGGGCACGCAACCCTGTGCTGTCCCGAACAGGAAAACATCTGTGTTTCATTGGCATATTATCTTTGACTTCATATTCATATGGGTCCGACAAAATATTCTCTGGAGTCCCCACGATTCAATGTGGAAGACTCCTGCCAACCTCCCAATAAGATAATGATAATTTACCCATGCAAAAAAGTGCATGTGCACAAACATGTTAAAGCTGAAAGCCAGATTACAAACATTGAGGGGAGAGACCTGACTTAAGGCGCTTAATGACAACTGAATGTGCTTACTTCATCTTGATATACATGTTCAGAAAATTTGACAAATAATGACCAATGCTACTGCATTCAATGATATGTCAATGTCATGAGGAACACCGAAtcatgaaaagagaaaaagaggaaatTGTAAATCCTATAATCAAGCTCAGcatatgtgattttattttcttcttgacAAAGCATACCCGACATGGATTTGTAACCATCCTTGTGTTTCTGTCTAACCACCCCTTTCTCAGACTATTGGAGGGTCTCGAGACAACTCAAGAAGTGTTTGACGTCTTATAATTTATTAACAAGCATACAGCTATCTATGAAAAGAAGTTATTTCCTCATCCTCACAAAACTGTAGTGATCAAACCTCAAGTGTTCTGAAATACCATAGAAAGATGAAGGTAGAGAGCTCCATTCTCTTGAATTCCTTATGAGAATAGACTGTCAAATATTCTACAAGTTTATCTTTGCATTGTTTTCTTGCAGTTACTGGGTTGGATGCATCGGAAGTTCCGCCAAAACAGCGGTGATCCACTTAAGGATTTCGTGGTTGGTAAGAACTATGCCACACATTTTTCAGCTATTATCTTCCTGATAAGCACATAACTAATCATGGCCATGTTTTATATTTCCGTAAGTTAAGGGCTAAGATATGTGTTGTTCTTGCTTATTTAGTTCCTGGTTTACACAGTTAATAACAAAAACTGCAATTAGTGATGCACACTGCCTTCGGAAGAAAGCAGGGGAGCAACAGAAACACCTATTCTATATAACAGAACTACTCCAGAAAAGTCCTCTGCACTTTCATGTCTTTATGTCGGAGATACAGCCCCCAGATGAACCCAATCCCGAAGCTAACATAATAGATATAACTGCCACGAACTTAAGAATGAAAATGGCGTTTACTTTATTCAAACCTGCCTAAAATCATGATTTAAAACCAACAACCACGTGACGTCCCCGACATATGCAACCGAATCCTTTTTCCTTCTAAATTTTGTGTCAGGGCAATCTTGTGCTTGTCTTTCAGGGCAGCCATCGCTGGACGATCAACACTACCTCCAAAAACAAAACTATGGCACCAGACCCTTCAAACAAGCCCCAAAAGACCACTACCTTCGGAAGTCTTTCACCGGTCAAGAAGCAGCaagagtagaagaagaagactaCGAAGATGAATCATCTGCTGCAATGACTGAGCTCTTCCATGGCTTTCTTGCCATTGGTACCCTTGGTACAGACCAAGTCTCGACTGACCTTTCCACACCAAAATTTTCCATCTCTGTCGACAATATAACTGAAAAGGAAACAGAAGTGACAGAGAACGATCTGAAGCTCATCAATGATGAGTTGGAAAAGGTGTTGGGAGCTGAAGCTAAAGATGATGGCTGCAATTATTCATCTGGGAGGAACAGTCATGTTAGCACTGGGAGAAGCAGTCATGGCAGTACCATTACACTCAGTGGCAAGCCAATAGAAGGATCAGAGACCAATGCAAATGGAACTACAGTCTGCCCACTCCAAGGATATCTTTTTGGATCAGCAATTGAATTGTcggaaacaacaacaacaacagcagcagcagcggCAGCAATGCCAAAGAAAGAACATAGGACATCTCTTGGAGAGCTGTTTCAGATGAGTAAAACGGTGGAGGAAATGTGTGGAACAAAGTGCGACAGGGAGGAGAGGCGGACGGAGAAGGAAGCAGATAAGTCTGCCTTGCACCTGATGAAAAAGCTGCTGAAGAAAAAGATGCTTCATTCTTCTCGGAGCTCTACAACAGCTGGTGGTGGATCTCTTGACTCTGCTTCGGCTGAGACAAAACTGCATAAGGTACATTTACTAAGCAATTTCATTTCCCCCCATAAATTCTTTCCTGCATGACTTTGTAATGCCAGGATCAGTAAGAAAATATTTGTTTAGTATaaaaagagagttttttttttttttttttaacagaataaacaaaacaagagcagatTGCACTTTCTTGACCCGTCTCAACCACTTTAttcttctgatctctttctTTGTGCTCTCTGCTTTCAACATAACATGTGGCTTGTAGTAGATACTTCAAATGTTCCACAGGAAGGTTCACCCTGAAACCTCAGCAGCAACTCTAAAGTCTACTAAGACCCAAAAGActgaaaacaagaagaaaatattatgcaaCGGGGATTACAGCAGTGGAGATCAAGTGCTCCCAGATGAAGACATAATCTCCTATTCCAAGAGATCCCTTTCAAAGGAGAGCATGCGGCGCCACAAGAGCCAATCTAACCCGCTGCATTTCACACTTAGCAGCAGCGATTCAAATGGGAACAGGGAGCACTGGATCAAAACAGATGCAGACTGTAAGTACAGATAAATCCTCAATTTCCATAACATTGAGGTTGTCACAAAAAATGAACCACTCATTGTGTTCATATCACTGTCTACAATCCCATGTTCAAACTTTGTCTTCTTGATTCAATAACGAATGCATTAGAGTACAAAATGGTTTCATTAAAGAACATTAAACACAAGCCTAGTAATATGGTTGATCAAGGCCGTATTAAATCacgatttattaaaaaaaatcttaaactcATGGAAAAAGGtaaatgtaattatttaaattatataatagtgaCTCAGTTATTTTTGTTTGCATTGT contains:
- the LOC122310548 gene encoding protein LAZY 1-like, giving the protein MKLLGWMHRKFRQNSGDPLKDFVVGQPSLDDQHYLQKQNYGTRPFKQAPKDHYLRKSFTGQEAARVEEEDYEDESSAAMTELFHGFLAIGTLGTDQVSTDLSTPKFSISVDNITEKETEVTENDLKLINDELEKVLGAEAKDDGCNYSSGRNSHVSTGRSSHGSTITLSGKPIEGSETNANGTTVCPLQGYLFGSAIELSETTTTTAAAAAAMPKKEHRTSLGELFQMSKTVEEMCGTKCDREERRTEKEADKSALHLMKKLLKKKMLHSSRSSTTAGGGSLDSASAETKLHKILQMFHRKVHPETSAATLKSTKTQKTENKKKILCNGDYSSGDQVLPDEDIISYSKRSLSKESMRRHKSQSNPLHFTLSSSDSNGNREHWIKTDADYLVLEL